TTATCCTCTCGAGGTCCTCTTCGCTCAGGTTCTCGGGAACGTGACCCTGCTCCTGGAGAACCCTGATTATTCCCTCCTCGTCAAGGTGGGGCATCTGGACGAGCGTGACCAAAAACCTGAAGGGTGCCTGGGCGATGAGCCTCTCTGGAACCTTCGGCATCGAGAGCTCGTAGGTTCTCTTCAGTTCCTCTTCTTCCTCAGGGTTCTTTGCGTGCTCAAGGCCGAAGTAAATCCTCTCAACCTTGTCGAACTCGTCGTAGAGGTTGAGCAGACCGAGGCCGAGGTCTATCTTGAGTTCCTTGTTCGGTCTGGCTTTGGCGTAGATGAAGCGGATTATTCCCGGCTCGAGCACCTCGTAGAGGTCTGAAAGCAGGATAACGTTGCCCTTTGAGCCACTCATCTTGCCCTTCTGTCCCTTGATTCCGACGAACTCGTACATGAGCGTCATCGGCGCCTTCCAGCCGAAGACCTTCTCGGAAATCTCCTTCCCTGTGTCGTAGGAGCTTCCGGCGGCGAGGTGGTCTTTGCCTGCAGGCTCGAAGTCCACCCTGAAGTGAGCCCAGCGCATCGGCCAGTCGACGCGCCAGCGGAGCTTCACGTTGCCCTCCCTTATGTCGGTTTCACCCTCGCTTCCGCAGTGCTCACAGAGGTATTTAACCTTCCACCCGCCGTCCCACGAGACGAACTTTGCCTCACGCCTGCACTTCGGACAGTAGACCATAACCGGTTGCCAGTCGTCCTCAAGGGGCGGTTGCTTGGCCCTCTCGCGGTACTTGTCGAGAATCGCTTTGATTTCGTCGCGCTTTTCGAGGGCGAGTCTTATCTCGTCGGCGTACTCGCCGGACTTGTAGAGCTTGCTCGCGTAGAGGAAGTCGGCCTCGATGCCGAGCTTTCTCACTTCCTCCTCGAACTTCTCCATAAAGTGCTCCGCGTAGCTGTTGTGACAGCCCCACGGGTCGGGAACTTCCCTGACCGGCTTCGTGAGGTGCTCCCTCCACTCCTGCGGGACGTTCTTGGGGACCTTCCTAAACCTGTCGTAGTCGTCCCACATGTGGATGTGCCTGACCTTCTTTCCCCTGTCCCTCAGGGCGTGGCCCACTATGTAGGCCGTAAAGAACTCCCTAAAGTTGCCTATGTGAACGTAACCGCTCGGCGTGATTCCGCTCTCGACCACGTACTCTTCCTTGTCACCCCTTTCACGGATTATCTTTTCGGCCATGTAGTCAGCCCAGTGAACCATTCTTACCACCGCGCTTAGCTCCTCGAAAGGGCTTTTAAGGTTAGCCTCCAGTTGAACAACTTTCAGAAAGAAACATTTATAAGTACAAAAAGTAAAAACTACCGAACAATGTAAAAGGTGAACGCCATGGAGTTTGAACTAATGAGAATGAACGTATTCTTCCCGGCGTCGCTGGAGATTCAGGAGGAGCTTCTCAAGGCAGGCTTTAAGGTGCCCTACGACAAGGAAACAGGGAAGAAAACTCCGGTTCCGGTGGTTTCAAGCTCAATGGAAGGACGAAAGCTGAGACGGGGAAGACTGCTGAAGGCCAAGGATGTTGAAATGAAAGATAAGTTCGCGGTGATTCCCGAGGAGAGGGCCCTCATCGAGTTCGAGGTTACAGAGAAGGGCTTCCTAGTGATAAGACCGAAACCCATCGAATACCACCTGGAGGAGCTTGGCTTTCTCTCGGTTCCGCCGAGACTCTGGAGAACGTGGGCGAGCTTCTCACTGCCGTTCTCAGCTTACGATACGCTACTCTCAGAGCTGGAAGAGTTTAGAGGAGAGAACCGGGGCTTTTATACCGCTTCAAAGGGTTCAAGAGGCAGAATTGAGGTCTATGCCTACAAGGGGAGGACGAGGAAGGACCTCGGAATTCCTGTTTTCGGCTACTCCATTGGACTCCACGGCCTAACCCTGGCGGAGGGGTATCTGGAGGAAAAGGCCGAAGAAAACGGCGTCCCTGAGGGGAGGCTCCGCTACCTCAAGCTTGGTCTGAGGAAGAGGAAGGAAACCAAGGCCGGCCTCAGGGTCGGAATAGTCTGGGAGAACGGAAAGCCGGTCGAGGTTACCCTCAAGCTCTCGACGACTGAACCGAGGGTCAGAATTCAGGGCCTCTACGGCGAGCTGGTTGGGAAGTCGAGGGGAGAACTGACGAGAACGGACGACTGGTACATCGTGGTTCACGCTTCCGACTTCATCACTGCCCTTGAAACCGTTGGAAGGACGTTCGGATAAAGTTATTAGCCCCAACCCCCTTTCATTTTTGGTGGAATGGATGTTCGAGTGGTTGCCCTACGCGGGTTTAGCGGCCCTGCTCATACTGCTTGCAATCGGCTTCACGAGGAAGTTAGGCGAGGAATGGGCGTGGATAAACAGAAAGATAATTCACTTCAGCATCGTTCCAGCGGTTCTGATGTTCTACCACGGAAAAATTCCCGCGGATGTTTTCAGTGCTTCTGCTTTCGCCTTTGCCCTGTTCCAGCTGTGGCCACACATCAAAAAGCGGGAGTTCTCGTGGTACCAGATAGAGCACAACTACGGGGAGGTCTTCTTCGCGTTTTCAGCATCGGTAATACCTATTGTTTTGCCGAGGGAATACGCGACTGCCCTTTTGCTCGCGATGGCAATCAGCGATGGGGTAACCGGAGTGGTAAGGCACTACTACTTCAGACGGCACGGCTTCAACGTGAAGCTCAAGAAGCACTGGACTGGGAGCGTGGCATACTTAGCAACGGCCGTTGTAATAGCACTCATTTACCTCGACGCGGATACAATAAGAAAAGTGATGTGGGCAGTGATACTGGCCTTAGCGGAGTACCAGCCCTGGCTTGACGATAACTTGGCCGTTCCGCTGGTGGGAAGTTTGCTGTTCCTTCTCTACTGAGCCCACCTGACCTTCAGGCTGTCCTTCTTCACCTTTTTGAACTCCTCAACGAGGGCCCTTCCGGTTCTCTCCATGAACTCCTCAACGTCGGTGATGCCAACTTCCTTGAGGCCTATTGCATTCACACCCTCAGGAATCCCTTTCGCCTCGACATTTATCCCGATGTGGATTTTGACGCTAACAGGCGAAACTGTTGCTATCGAGATGCTTAGTTTCTTTCCGTCAACGTAGATGTCGTCGCCCTTTCTCTCGGTCTTCACGCCGTATTCAGCCAAAACCTCACAGAGCTTGGCTATGAAGAGCTTCTGGAGCGTCGAGGCGAAGAGAGTGTTGACCAAATCAAAGACCTCGATGATGTAGTGCACCATGTCATCACTCTTGATTTCCTTGCTCGCGCGAAGGTCCTCTATGTCAATCATCTCTTCGACCTTGACGTCGCACTTTCCGCGAAAGACGACGAGCGAGTTTCCGAGGATTCCGAAGTTCCTATAGGCCCAGTGGCTTCCTATCGCGGAACCGTCGTAGTCTATGCGTTTGTCTTTAATGACGAGCAACTCCATCCTATCACCCCAACTTTTGAAGGAGTTGTTTAAGCTCCTCAAAACTCTTTACGTCCACCCACATGTGGATGAAATCCACACCTGGAACGGCCATTTTGACACCATCGATGTGAATCACTCGGTCGTCAACGTAGATAACGTCATCGATGTCGTAGCCGATGGAGCGGAGCTCCTCGATGGTTCTCCGAATCATATCACCCTTGTCAGGATGGCCCTCGATTTTCGGAAAGATAACGTAGTCCCATAGACCAAAGCCCTCGAGAATCGGCCTTACCCTCTCCTCAATGTTCCAGCTCGCAATGCTTAGAATGAACCTTTCGCTCGCCCATTCGATGAACTCACGAACGCCTGGAAAGAGGCAGAGTTTCTGGCCGAGGGAATCTGTTAAACAATCGCCGTTGAACTCGTAAGGCGGAACCAAAGCAGAAGCGTCCTCATGGTCCCAGAGGGTGCCGTCCAAATCAAGAACGAGCAGTCTCATCGGAATCACCGGGAGAAGGTATCACAGAGAATTTTAATTTTTGCGGATAGGATCTCACAGAAGAGTTGAGTTAAGTCATGATGAGGGCCGTGCATAGGCGAGCTGGTCTCTCAGACGCCCCGCCCGGGGCACTCGGGCTGTTGGGAGCGGCAGACTGAACGGGTCGGTTTCCCTTCCCGCTTACATCCCCGCCCCATCAAACGGGTCTTCTTCCCGAGCCCTCGTCCTGGGCAACGGACCGGTCGCCCAGGCCCAAACGCCCAGGAATGGCCGCCTATTTTCGGGGACCGCTTCGGCCTTAGATGCTTTCAGGCCTTATCGGACGCGGCGTAGCTGCCCGGCTATGCCCTGTAGGACAACCGGTAGACCAGAGGCCGCGGCTCCCTGTTCCTCTCGTACTGGGGGAGCCTTCCCCTCAGGCGGCCAGCACCCCCGGTAGATAGCATCCGACCTGTCTCACGACGGTCTAAACCCAGCTCACGTTCCCCTTTAATGGGTGAACACCCCCACCCTTGGCCCCTGCTGCAGGGCCAGGATGGGAAGAGCCGACAGCGAGGTAGCAAGCCTCGGGGTCGATATGGGCTCTCGCCCGAGACGACTCTGTTATCCCCAGGGTAGCTTTTCTGTCATCCCTGGCCCCCACCGGGGAGGCACAGGGGTTCGCTAGGCCACGCTTTCGCGGCTGGACCCGCCTCTGTTACGGGTCCAGTCAGGCCGGCTTTTGCCCTTGCACTCTACGGCGGATTCCTGACCCGCCTGAGCCGACCTTAGGGCACCCTCGATACCTTTTCGAGGGTGTGCCGCCCCAGCCAAACTGCCCACCTACCGCTGTCCCCCCTTCCGGGGGTTAGCCGTACGGCAGAGGGTGGGCGGTGTCTCATGGACGGCTCCACCCGCCCCGGAGGGCGGGCTTCGACGCCTCCCGCCTACGCTGCGCACCCCCCGCCGTACGGCAACGGCAGGCTGCAGTAAAGCTCCATGGGGTCTTCGCTTCCCACCGGGGGTCCCAGGCATATGCGCCTGGCAGAGGTTTCGCCGGGCCCCAGCCGGGGACAGTGGGGACCTCGTTACGCCATTCATGCAGGTCGGCATTTAACCGACAAGGAATTTCGCTACCTTAAGAGGGTTATAGTTACCCCCGCCGTTTACCGGTGCTTCACCCGGTTGTACCCGGGCTTCACATACCGGCACTGGGCAGGCGTCGGCCCCAGTACAAACCCTTTCGGGCTAGCTGGGACCTGTGTTTTTACTAAACAGTCGGGCCCCCCTAGTCACTGCGACCTGCGGGTTACGCACCCGCAGGCACCCCTTCTCCCGAAGTTACGGGGCCAATTTGCCGAGTTCCCTCGGCTGGGTTTCCCCCGACACGCCTTAGGCTTCTCACCCAGGGGCACCAGTGTCGGTTCTCGGTACGGTCGCGGTGGATCGTTCCCGAGGGGCTTTTCACGGGCCCCAGGGATCGGCGGAACCCCCCTTACGGGGGGCCATTCGCGCTTTCATCCGGTTCTCGCCATTACGGCACTCCCCGGACTTATACGCTTAGCCGGCCTTGTGGGCCGGTCCGCCTACCCCGAGGCGTCACCCCTCGGGCTTGCGTTGCCGCGCCTACCACCGCGGTACGGGAATATAAACCCGTTTCCCTTTCCCCGACGCCGAGTTACGGGTCGGGTTAGGACCGACTAACCCACGGCTGACGAACATTGCCGTGGAACCCTGGCCCCTACGGCGGCCGGGATTCTCACCCGGCTATGCTGCTACTCCCGGCAGGATCCGCAATACCGACGGGTCCACCGGACCTTACGGCCCGGCTTCCACCCCATCGGCACGCCCGCCTACCCGATCACGGACCAATCGGTCCGTGCGCCGGGGTCTCGGCGGCCGGCTTGAGCCCCGTCCATTTTCGGGGCCCCTGACCTCGACGGGTGAGCTGTTACGCACTCTTTAAAGGATGGCTGCTTCTAAGCCTACCTCCCCGCTGTCTAAGGCCAGGGACACCCTTTGGAGTAACACTTAGCCGGCACTTTGGGGCCTTAACCCCGGTCTGGGTTGTTCCCCTCTCGGGTGACGGCTTACACCGCCCCCCTACTCCGGCCATCTACGGCGGCGGTGGGTTCGGAGTTTGACAGGGGGCCGGGGGATTTCTCCCCCTAAACCCCCAATCAGTGCTCTACCCCACCGCCTACCTCCGGCCGGGCTATCCTGGGGGATAATTCGGCGGGAACCAGCTATCGCCGGCCTCGATTGGCCTTTCACCCCTAGCCCGGGGTCACGGGAGCGAATTGCACGTCAGCACCCCTATCGGGCCTCCATCCCTCTGTTGAGGGACTTCACCCTGCCCCGGGCTAGATCGACCGGCTTCGGGTCTCACCCGAGCGACTCCGGGCGCTTTCACACCCCGTCCCTCGCCCTTACGGGCTGCGGACCTGTCGGTTTCCCTGCGGCTTCGGGGCTGACCCCCTTAACCTCGCCGCTCGGGTGAACTCCCTGCCCCGTGATCCAAGACGGACGGTGCAACCCCGGTCACCTCCCCTCGTACTCCACGGTCGCCCGTGTTTCCTTCGGGGAGGGTCAACCCTTTCGGGCCGCACCCTCCTATCGCCGCCTGGTTTCAGGCTCTTTTCACCCCCCGCCAGGGGTGCTTTTCAGCTTTCCCTCACGGTACTAGTTCGCTATCGGTCTCGGGACGTATTTAGGGTTGGGAGCCGATGCCTCCCAGCTTCCCGCCGGATATCCGACCGACGGTACTCAGGGACACCCCAGGAGCTCGGGGGCTTACGCCTACGGGGCTTTCACCCTCTACGGCGCCGCGTTCCAGCGGACTTCGGCTTCGCCCCCAGGGCTCCTTCGGGGGCCCTACAACACCACATCCCCCGAACCTTTCGGCCCGGGGTTCAGTTTGCCCTGTGCCGCTTTCGGTCGCCCCTACTCACGGCATCGCTTTTGCTTTCTTTTCCTGCGGGTACTAAGATGTTTCAATTCCCCGCGTTCCCCCTCCCGACTGGGAGTGCGGCAAAGCCGCGGGAGGTCCCATTCGGGCATCCCCGGTTCGACGGCTGCCTGCGCCTCGCCGGGGCTTATCGCAGCTTGCCACGCCCTTCGTCGGCGCCCCGAGCCGAGCCATCCACCAGGCGGCTTAGTTGCCACCGGGCGGGGCGTTTTCTGGACCAGCTCGCCTATGCACGGCCCTCATCGTGACCCCTGTTCGGGGTCTCAGGCCCTTCCACCCCGAGCCGAGCTCGGGATGTGCACCTCTTCGTGGTGGACCGGCCGGGATTCGAACCCGGGGCCTCCGGCTTGCAAAGCCGGCGCTCTCCCAGGCTGAGCTACCGGCCCACGTTGGCAGGCCCGGCACCCCTTAAACCCCCCCGGACGGGTTTCCGGCGATAGGAGGTGATCGAGCCGTAGGTTCCCCTACGGCTACCTTGTTACGACTTCTCCCCCCTCACGGAGCCCAGGCTCGACCCGGCCTCCCCGAAGGGAGACCAGGCCTCACCCGGACCCCGCTCGGGTGGAGTGACGGGCGGTGTGTGCAAGGAGCAGGGACGTATTCGCCGCGCGATGATGACACGCGGGTACTAGGGATTCCAGCTTCACGCGGGCGAGTTGCAGCCCGCGATCCGAACTGAGGGCGGGTTTAGGGGATTCCCTTCCCCTTTCGGGGTCGGTTCCCATTGTCCCGCCCATTGTAGCGCGCGTGTAGCCCGGGGGTTTCGGGGCATACTGACCTACCGTCGCCCGCTCCTTCCTCCGGCTTATCGCCGGCGGTCCCCCCAGAGTGCCTCCTCCCCAGCGGGGAGGACTGGCAACTGGGGGCGCGGGTCTCGCTCGTTACCACACTTAAGTGGACGCCTCACGGTACGAGCTGACGGCGGCCATGCACCTCCTCTCGGCGCGTCCGGCAAGACCTTCAGCCTGGCCTTCATCCTGCCGTCGCCCCCGGTGAGGTTCCCGGCGTTGAATCCAATTAAACCGCACGCTCCACCCCTTGTAGTGCTCCCCCGCCAATTCCTTTAAGTTTCAGCCTTGCGGCCGTACTCCCCAGGCGGCGGGCTTAACGGCTTCCCTCCGGCACCGGGCGAGCTCGAAGCTCGCCCGACACCTAGCCCGCATCCTTTACAGCCAGGACTACCCGGGTATCTAATCCGGTTCGCTCCCCTGGCCTTCGTCCCTCACCGTCGGACCCGTTCCAGCCGGGCGCCTTCGCCACTGGCGGTCCCCCTGGGATTATAGGATTTCACCCCTACCCCAGGGGTACCCCCGGCCTCTCCCGGTCCCAAGGCCCGCAGTATCCCCAGCAAGCCCCACGGTTGAGCCGTGGGATTTCGCCAGGGACTTACGGGCCCGGCTACGGACGCTTTAGGCCCAATAATAGCGGCCACCACTTGGGCCGCCGGTATTACCGCGGCGGCTGCCACCGGCCTTGCCCAGCCCTTATTCCCGGAGCTTTTTACACTCCGGAAAAGCCGTGGCTGT
The Thermococcus sp. 21S9 DNA segment above includes these coding regions:
- the lysS gene encoding lysine--tRNA ligase; this translates as MVHWADYMAEKIIRERGDKEEYVVESGITPSGYVHIGNFREFFTAYIVGHALRDRGKKVRHIHMWDDYDRFRKVPKNVPQEWREHLTKPVREVPDPWGCHNSYAEHFMEKFEEEVRKLGIEADFLYASKLYKSGEYADEIRLALEKRDEIKAILDKYRERAKQPPLEDDWQPVMVYCPKCRREAKFVSWDGGWKVKYLCEHCGSEGETDIREGNVKLRWRVDWPMRWAHFRVDFEPAGKDHLAAGSSYDTGKEISEKVFGWKAPMTLMYEFVGIKGQKGKMSGSKGNVILLSDLYEVLEPGIIRFIYAKARPNKELKIDLGLGLLNLYDEFDKVERIYFGLEHAKNPEEEEELKRTYELSMPKVPERLIAQAPFRFLVTLVQMPHLDEEGIIRVLQEQGHVPENLSEEDLERIRLRIRLARNWVEKYAPENVKFSLLEELPGLELRPEIREAMRELADWIESNAFTVDELNNAIFDVAKKHGIPSREWFKALYNLFIGKDRGPRLAPFLASLDKEFVVKRLRLEA
- a CDS encoding PhoI, which produces MEFELMRMNVFFPASLEIQEELLKAGFKVPYDKETGKKTPVPVVSSSMEGRKLRRGRLLKAKDVEMKDKFAVIPEERALIEFEVTEKGFLVIRPKPIEYHLEELGFLSVPPRLWRTWASFSLPFSAYDTLLSELEEFRGENRGFYTASKGSRGRIEVYAYKGRTRKDLGIPVFGYSIGLHGLTLAEGYLEEKAEENGVPEGRLRYLKLGLRKRKETKAGLRVGIVWENGKPVEVTLKLSTTEPRVRIQGLYGELVGKSRGELTRTDDWYIVVHASDFITALETVGRTFG
- a CDS encoding DUF366 family protein, whose translation is MELLVIKDKRIDYDGSAIGSHWAYRNFGILGNSLVVFRGKCDVKVEEMIDIEDLRASKEIKSDDMVHYIIEVFDLVNTLFASTLQKLFIAKLCEVLAEYGVKTERKGDDIYVDGKKLSISIATVSPVSVKIHIGINVEAKGIPEGVNAIGLKEVGITDVEEFMERTGRALVEEFKKVKKDSLKVRWAQ
- a CDS encoding magnesium-dependent phosphatase-1, producing MRLLVLDLDGTLWDHEDASALVPPYEFNGDCLTDSLGQKLCLFPGVREFIEWASERFILSIASWNIEERVRPILEGFGLWDYVIFPKIEGHPDKGDMIRRTIEELRSIGYDIDDVIYVDDRVIHIDGVKMAVPGVDFIHMWVDVKSFEELKQLLQKLG